The proteins below come from a single Metarhizium brunneum chromosome 1, complete sequence genomic window:
- the tap_1 gene encoding Tripeptidyl aminopeptidase yields MRLRDDLILGLSAIVTAGAAAPEFDWDSISPSTDLRYHDCYAAFKCARLKLPLDWKNSTDPRTVAIAVIKLPAKIPDHDPAFGGPIFTNPGGPGGSGVSFVVDNGHFLRDYVDSPGKKHYDIVSFDPRGTGNSRPLANCFPVAALARDAWKLETRGNGGPDKSLAAISYGLALYDGYGRRCEKADAEGLNGGEIFKYLGTPSVARDMVAMVDSIDELRKTEAARDGPVELLKRNEGDVPRLQYMGFSYGTILGNYFASLFPGRIGRIVLDGVSNADDYATGPGWLTNSVDSDAIVDKFFDGCFHAGPQVCRLARPQDKSASDLRTRFWPWVKQIDEAPVAGVGPLGSSVVLTGTDIRLVLVGAAYTPLKSFIQTAEVLDNAMVHGTYDTILAMIESGLGAPLQDACPVANQTAKPDLGTDPLTAVLCGDGEDIRGKKPSWWARYVDRQLAQSAVFGGLMSTVRFPCSGWRFKPNWSFRGPFTSPEPARDGEQPQRGQPAAPIMFLTNRLDPVTPLASARAMARKHPHARVVVQEAMGHCAAISAYSECTRGIVARYFDTGKLPDGEAVCEAECGPWDAGCARTMPKSSGEDAGEASLARRFPLGV; encoded by the exons ATGCGACTTCGTGACGACCTCATCCTCGGCTTATCTGCCATCGTCACGGCAGGCGCTGCTGCTCCCGAGTTCGACTGGGATTCCATCAGCCCGTCCACAGACCTCCGGTACCATGACTGCTATGCCGCCTTCAAATGCGCCCGGCTCAAGCTCCCCCTCGACTGGAAAAATAGTACCGACCCACGAACCGTcgccattgccgtcatcaAGCTCCCTGCCAAGATACCCGATCATGACCCTGCCTTTGGCGGGCCCATCTTCACCAATCCCGGCGGGCCAGGCGGTTCAGGTGTAAGCTTTGTCGTTGACAACGGCCATTTTCTGCGGGACTACGTCGACAGCCCCGGCAAGAAGCATTATGACATAGTTTCCTTTGATCCTCGTGGGACTGGGAATAGCAGGCCCCTGGCCAACTGTTTCCCTGTCGCTGCTCTTGCCAGGGATGCGTGGAAGCTCGAGACGAGAGGGAACGGGGGGCCGGATAAAAGCCTAGCGGCAATCTCATACGGATTGGCCCTGTACGATGGATACGGAAGGAGATGCGAGAAGGCTGACGCCGAGGGTCTGAACGGGGGCGAGATTTTCAAGTATCTGGGGACGCCGTCCGTCGCCAGAGACATGGTTGCCATGGTGGACAGCATTGACGAGCTGAGGAAGACGGAAGCTGCTCGTGATGGGCCCGTGGAACTACTGAAGAGGAACGAAGGGGATGTTCCGAGACTGCAGTACATGGGGTTTTCGTACGGCACCATTCTTGGAAACTACTTTGCTTCGCTGTTCCCGGGGCGCATTGGACGAATTGTGCTCGATGGAGTCTCCAACGCCGACGACTATGCTACCGGCCCC GGCTGGCTGACAAACAGTGTCGATTCCGACGCCATCGTTGACAAATTCTTTGACGGGTGTTTCCACGCCGGTCCCCAGGTCTGCCGTCTCGCCCGCCCCCAAGACAAATCCGCCTCAGACCTGCGCACCCGATTCTGGCCATGGGTCAAACAGATCGACGAGGCACCCGTGGCCGGCGTCGGCCCCCTGGGCAGCTCCGTCGTCCTGACGGGCACGGACATCCGCCTGGTCCTCGTCGGGGCGGCCTACACGCCCCTCAAATCCTTCATCCAGACCGCCGAGGTCCTTGACAACGCCATGGTCCACGGAACCTACGACACCATCCTGGCCATGATCGAGTCCGGGCTCGGCGCGCCCCTCCAAGACGCGTGTCCCGTCGCCAACCAGACCGCCAAGCCGGACCTGGGCACCGACCCCCTGACGGCGGTCCTctgcggcgacggcgaagaCATCCGCGGCAAGAAGCCGTCCTGGTGGGCGCGCTACGTCGACAGGCAGCTCGCCCAGTCGGCCGTATTCGGCGGCCTCATGTCCACCGTCCGCTTCCCCTGCTCCGGGTGGCGCTTCAAGCCCAACTGGTCCTTTCGTGGGCCCTTTACCTCCCCGGAGCCCGCCCGCGACGGCGAGCAGCCGCAACGGGGCCAGCCCGCCGCGCCGATCATGTTCCTGACCAACAGGCTGGATCCCGTCACGCCGCTGGCGTCTGcgcgggccatggccaggaaGCACCCGCACGCCAGGGTGGTTGTGCAGGAAGCCATGGGGCATTGTGCCGCCATCTCGGCGTACAGCGAGTGCACGAGGGGCATCGTCGCCAGGTACTTTGACACGGGGAAGTTGCCGGACGGGGAGGCGGTTTGCGAGGCCGAGTGTGGCCCTTGGGATGCAGGCTGCGCGAGGACGATGCCGAAGTCGAGTGGCGAGGATGCGGGCGAGGCCTCGCTGGCGAGGAGGTTCCCTCTGGGGGTGTAG
- the uaY_0 gene encoding Positive regulator of purine utilization has product MSESEGHTASPVRASTRRQARNPRLRLACLRCQRRKIKCDGELPQCKHCRNTGSECVDGESARLRDFPRAYITNLKDRVKWLESIIHEKCPYVDLSQGPNCENLKTVLDGESTPVVAQVEAGAANPEQSESRAASSHEIGLVSLGGSQDPRYIGPSSGYFLARVMLTKGSSPGISGSRDMAFPTDLIETVQSAASLPAREIADQICDAFFESLHATYPVLHRPTFDRVLDKMYTLQYDDPAACFQVYMVMALGSLVVSQRLKAILPCERYGLSALRYFDRINVENSLQGLQCLLLLLIFTLHNPHVRVNIWHLNYQAIAAAVDLGLQRDVTTQAGISLLEQEMRTRIFWVVFMMDRIIATTMGRPIGLRDEACDLRLPRMLDDMDIMTAGSPHSHSSAFKPIAYSIHLFRLAKLNSEIKYVANSVVRQTPVYAYPAVIDIYEWQASVLEQINQWEEHIPTGDGTPATQHLETACRIQGHTLRMVLLRPSPAIPKPTREALEKCHASARESLRLLNKLYVRSALVHSWLTFHAVVLSTLSILYCVKMVPDLRQQTDVAELMSDLSISSSILSATGEHWSGARRCRDTLDELGRSTIKDLLAQDGPAPAREPSRRRGRATVQRQAAAAATPISLSDVDLSTDAINGVFTPMIEPSAFFDDFLGNDSFANCFPDESATNIDEIVRNMFQDDTTATAFG; this is encoded by the exons ATGTCTGAGTCGGAGGGCCATACAGCGAGCCCAGTCAGGGCGTCTACGAGACGTCAGGCTCGCAATCCGCGTTTGCGGCTGGCTTGTCTGCGATGTCAACGTCGCAAGATCAAG TGCGATGGAGAACTTCCTCAGTGTAAGCATTGCAGAAACACGGGGTCGGAGTGTGTGGATGGCGAGAGTGCCCGGCTGAGAGACTTTCCCAGAGC GTACATTACAAACTTAAAGGACCGTGTCAAGTGGCTGGAAAGCATCATCCACGAAAAATGCCCCTATGTTGATCTGAGCCAGGGGCCGAATTGTGAGAACCTCAAGACCGTCCTGGACGGTGAGTCAACACCGGTTGTTGCGCAAgtcgaggccggcgccgCAAACCCGGAGCAAAGTGAATCCAGGGCAGCGTCGTCACATGAAATCGGCCTCGTGTCCTTGGGGGGAAGCCAGGATCCGCGATACATTGGCCCCTCGAGTGGATATTTCCTCGCCAGAGTCATGCTCACCAAGGGTTCCTCGCCAGGCATCTCCGGCAGCCGAGACATGGCGTTTCCGACGGATCTCATTGAGACGGTGCAGAGCGCGGCCAGTCTGCCGGCGCGGGAGATTGCAGACCAAATCTGCGACGCCTTCTTCGAGAGCCTCCATGCCACGTATCCCGTTTTGCACCGGCCGACCTTTGACAGAGTCCTGGACAAGATGTACACCCTGCAGTACGATGATCCCGCGGCCTGCTTCCAGGTGTACATGGTGATGGCGCTGGGGAGCCTGGTGGTGTCGCAGAGGCTCAAGGCAATCCTGCCATGTGAGCGGTACGGCCTCTCGGCGTTGAGATACTTTGACCGGATCAATGTGGAAAACTCGCTGCAGGGCCTTCAGTGCCTTTTGCTGCTCCTCATCTTTACGCTGCACAACCCGCACGTCAGGGTGAATATCTGGCATCTCAACTACCAGGCCATAGCCGCGGCAGTCGACTTGGGCCTGCAGCGCGACGTGACCACGCAAGCGGGAATCTCGCTGCTCGAGCAGGAGATGAGAACGAGGATCTTCTGGGTGGTCTTTATGATGGACCGCATCATCGCCACGACGATGGGCCGTCCCATCGGACTACGAGACGAGGCGTGCGACCTGAGATTGCCGCGCATgctcgacgacatggacatcATGACAGCCGGCTCTCCTCACTCTCACAGCTCGGCCTTCAAACCCATTGCGTACTCGATCCACCTGTTccggctggccaagctcaactCGGAAATCAAGTACGTGGCAAACAGCGTGGTCCGACAGACGCCCGTCTACGCATACCCAGCCGTGATTGACATTTACGAATGGCAAGCCAGCGTGCTGGAGCAGATCAACCAGTGGGAGGAGCACATTCCCACCGGCGACGGCACGCCCGCGACCCAACACCTAGAGACGGCCTGTCGCATCCAAGGCCACACGCTGCGCATGGTGCTCCTGCGGCCGAGCCCGGCCATCCCCAAGCCGACCAGGGAGGCGTTGGAAAAGTGCCACGCGAGCGCGCGGGAGTCGCTCAGGCTCCTCAACAAGCTCTACGTCCGGAGCGCCCTCGTCCACAGCTGGCTGACCTTTCACGCCGTGGTCCTGAGCACCCTGAGCATCCTGTACTGCGTCAAGATGGTGCCGGACCTCCGCCAGCAGACAGACGTGGCCGAGCTCATGAGCGACCTCAGCATCTCGTCCAGCATCCTCTCCGCGACGGGCGAGCACTGGTCGGGGGCACGCCGCTGCCGCGACACcctcgacgagctcggcCGCTCCACCATCAAGGACCTCCTCGCGCAAGACGGCCCGGCGCCGGCACGAGAGCCCAGCAGACGACGCGGACGCGCCACGGTTCAGCGCcaggctgctgccgccgctaCCCCCATCTCGCTGTCGGACGTGGACTTGTCCACGGACGCCATCAATGGGGTATTCACGCCCATGATCGAGCCGAGCGCCTTCTTCGACGACTTCCTCGGCAACGACTCGTTTGCAAACTGCTTCCCCGACGAGAGTGccaccaacattgacgaAATTGTGCGCAACATGTTCCAGGACGACACAACCGCAACGGCATTCGGGTAG
- the nic1 gene encoding High-affinity nickel transport protein nic1 translates to MRLALPPKPRFLSGVPPNAIGIVALVAAVNLVVWASIAVVLHHHPALISAAALSYTLGLRHALDADHISAIDLMTRRLVSLGQRPATVGTFFSLGHSTIVIVTCVVVAATSGALRDRFDGFTRVGNIVGTAVSATVLVVLCAANAWILYGLVGALRRELRRRRGLAAGTLEPALPYDHDHVHGGGVLVRVFKFLFKAVDRPWKMYPLGVVFGLGFDTSSEVAILGIASLQALKGTSIWLILIFPILFTSGMCLIDTTDGAAMVTLYSSKAFSSDLVALLYYQIVLSAITVLVSAFIGIVQILSLVQNVAEPEGSFWDGVGAIGDHFDIIGGSICGVFLLVGIASILLYGPWRRRVDRQTQGLTAAEDESGRGSEEPASPFDQPEVPQPATAK, encoded by the exons ATGAGGCTCGCGCTGCCCCCCAAGCCGCGCTTCCTCTCGGGCGTGCCCCCCAACGCCATCGGCATCGTGGCCCTCGTCGCGGCCGTCAACCTCGTCGTCTGGGCCAGCATCGCCGTCGTGCTGCACCACCACCCGGCCCTcatctccgccgccgccctctccTACACCCTCGGCCTCCGCcacgccctcgacgccgacCACATCTCGGCCATTGACCTCATGACGCGCCGCCTCGTGAGCCTGGGCCAGCGCCCGGCCACCGTCGGCACCTTCTTCAGCCTGGGCCACtccaccatcgtcatcgtcacctgcgtcgtcgtcgccgccacctcGGGCGCCCTGCGCGACCGCTTCGACGGCTTCACCCGCGTCGGCAACATCGTCGGCACCGCCGTCAGCGCcaccgtcctcgtcgtcctgtGCGCCGCCAACGCCTGGATCCTGtacggcctcgtcggcgccCTCCGCCGCGAGCTgcgccgccgacgtggcctcgccgccggcacccTCGAGCCCGCCCTCCCTtacgaccacgaccacgtCCACGGCGGAGGCGTGCTGGTCCGCGTCTTCAAGTTCCTCTTTAAGGCCGTCGACCGCCCCTGGAAAATGTACCCCCTgggcgtcgtcttcggccTCGGCTTCGACACGAGTTCCGAAGTGGCCATTCTGGGAATCGCCTCGCTGCAGGCCCTTAAAGGGACCAGCATCTGGCTCATTCTCATCTTTCCCATCCTCTTCACAT CCGGCATGTGCCTCATCGACACGaccgacggcgccgccatggTCACCCTCTACAGCTCCAAGGCCTTCTCCAGTGACCTCGTCGCCCTGCTGTACTACCAGATCGTGCTGAgcgccatcaccgtcctGGTATCGGCcttcatcggcatcgtccaGATCCTGTCGCTCGTCCAAAACGTCGCCGAGCCAGAGGGCAGCTTCTGGGACGGCGTCGGTGCCATCGGAGACCACTTTGACATCATTGGCGGCAGCATATGCGGAGTCTTTCTGCTCGTTGGCATTGCCTCCATCCTCTTGTACGGACCGTGGAGGCGACGCGTCGACCGCCAGACCCAGGGACTCACTGCTGCTGAAGACGAAAGCGGCCGCGGCTCCGAAGAGCCTGCATCGCCCTTTGACCAGCCTGAAGTCCCTCAGCCTGCTACAGCAAAATAG
- the ATG17 gene encoding Autophagy-related protein 17, with the protein MAASPAASSRRSAASSSASLKRSDDHQPKSPTISVDTLVNHLLVAKRSLSSMNHVLRANELATEARHSHEEMLLLAAQTAFVCNYLRDQNAILVRIRRSLQTTYEWGKRDFKKLIKAMDDVDGALTGTMDMLRDTHVQTLLQPSDRERKSLLDFVDESSVHGMREVMKKSIQDLQTIQQSFDGDLLRLETDIRNLGQRINESYPQKPGDDAHLTPMVLLQSLDDHSSSMAQLLASLTKHFDMCVTAIRTTEGAAALARRKAAEVTQSQSSDGVSISGVIAEQESHMSDLEPKTAEDRAEMLKVVVQDADEVEDVVREIQERLAAMEQEYTSLQEHVDHSKESYFGIISAFALVGQIGDRIDDYVAAEEDFRLRWELEKEAVFGKVREMNEMRDFYEGYASAYGSLVLEVERRRAVDERVQGIWRKAQDSVDKILEADRVSREAFRQDVGEYLPADLWAGMQGPAQKWTVVRINDDDSAAASMVGRPDSGQGSRMASTPRPPAD; encoded by the exons ATGGCTgcctcgccggcggcctcgtctcgCCGCAGcgcggcatcatcatcggcatcTCTCAAGCGCTCCGATGACCATCAACCCAAGTCCCCGACCATTTCCGTCGATACCCTCGTAAACCATTTACTCGTTGCCAAGcgctccttgtcctccatGAATCATGTGCTGCGTGCCAACGAGCTTGCGACCGAGGCGCGACACTCTCACGAggagatgctgctgctggcggcgcaaaCCGCTTTCGTCTGCAACTATCTTCGCGATCAAAATGCCATCCTGGTGCGCATCAGGAGAAGCCTTCAGACCACCTATGAATGGGGCAAACGAGACTTCAAGAAGCTTATCAAGGCCATGGATGACGTTGACGGTGCCTTGACGGGTACCATGGACATGCTTCGAGACACACATGTGCAGACCCTCCTACAACCAAGCGATAGAGAACGGAAGAGTTTGTTAGATTTTGTCGATGAATCTAGCGTCCATGGCATGCGAGAGGTCATGAAGAAGAGCATACAGGACTTGCAG ACTATCCAACAATCATTCGATGGAGATCTGCTCCGCCTCGAAACCGATATTCGAAATCTAGGACAGCGCATAAACGAATCCTATCCCCAGAAACCGGGCGATGATGCACATCTTACTCCCATGGTACTCCTGCAGAGTCTCGACGATCACTCGTCATCCATGGCACAGCTGTTGGCGTCGCTAACTAAGCACTTTGACATGTGCGTCACCGCGATTCGCACAACCGAAGGTGCAGCGGCCCTCGCACGCAGGAAGGCTGCCGAGGTCACGCAGTCACAAAGCAGTGACGGAGTGTCGATATCTGGCGTCATTGCCGAGCAAGAGTCGCACATGTCTGACCTCGAACCCAAGACGGCAGAAGACCGAGCGGAAATGCTCAAGGTAGTTGTACAAGACGCagacgaggttgaagacGTTGTACGAGAGATTCAAGAGCGCCTCGCGGCCATGGAGCAAGAATACACTTCATTACAAGAGCATGTAGACCATTCAAAGGAGTCTTATTTTGGTATAATTTCAGCGTTTGCATTAGTTGGACAGATTGGCGATCGCATCGACGACTACGTCGCCGCAGAGGAAGATTTCAGACTGCGGTGggagctggagaaggaaGCCGTTTTTGGAAAGGTCAGAGAGATGAACGAAATGAGAGATTTCTACGAGGGGTATGCAAGTGCCTACGGCAGTCTTGTCCTAGAAGTCGAAAGGCGGCGGGCCGTCGACGAGCGAGTCCAGGGCATCTGGCGCAAGGCCCAGGACTCGGTGGACAAGATACTCGAGGCGGACCGCGTGTCCAGAGAAGCCTTTCGACAGGATGTTGGCGAGTATCTGCCCGCCGACTTGTGGGCAGGCATGCAGGGCCCTGCCCAGAAGTGGACAGTTGTTCGCATCAATGATGATGATTCGGCGGCTGCCAGCATGGTAGGCAGGCCTGATTCGGGGCAAGGatcgaggatggcgagcaCTCCGCGACCGCCTGCGGACTAG
- the comC gene encoding L-sulfolactate dehydrogenase, translating into MAPAEDSATRHVSPSEARRLVQDILTGNGVPGENAALIAKCLVAADLRGVDTHGMNRIPSYMERIRRGVLDAAAQPAIDQVTPAVAQVDGRNGFGFVSAHQAMRAAISSARVYGIGMASVKRSNHFGMSAWLVQQALDADMMSLVFTNSSPALPPFGGRSKLLGVSPIACGAPGEPDFILDMAPSVAARGKIYKAQRRGEAIPAGWALDAEGRPTEDPAAALGGVMLPMGGPKGSALAVMMDVFSGVLSGAAFAGHVTGPYDPSGPADVGHFLVAVKPDLFMGLDEFRGRMKYLYERVVGADRAAGVDRIYFPGEMEQRTQAERERTGIPLVQAEIDALNAEAARVSAKPLVFMDE; encoded by the coding sequence ATGGCACCGGCTGAGGACAGCGCCACAAGACATGTATCCCCATCGGAAGCGCGCCGCCTGGTGCAAGACATCCTCACCGGGAACGGGGTACCCGGCGAGAATGCAGCCCTCATCGCAAAGTGCCTGGTAGCCGCTGACCTCCGCGGCGTCGACACGCACGGCATGAACCGGATCCCGTCGTACATGGAGCGCATCCGCAGGGGGGTtctcgacgccgcggccCAGCCGGCCATCGACCAGGTGACGCCGGCGGTGGCGCAGGTCGACGGCCGCaacggcttcggcttcgtgTCGGCGCACCAGGCCATGCGCGCGGCCATCTCCTCCGCCAGGGTGtacggcatcggcatggcGAGCGTCAAGCGCTCGAACCACTTCGGCATGTCGGCCTGGCTGGTCCAGCAGGCCCTCGACGCGGACATGATGAGCCTGGTGTTTACAAACTCGAGCCCCGCGCTCCCGCCGTTCGGCGGCAGGTCCAAACTCCTGGGCGTGTCGCCGATTGCGTGCGGGGCGCCCGGCGAGCCCGACTTCATCCTCGACATGGCGCCGTCGGTGGCGGCCCGGGGCAAGATATACAAGGCACAGCGGCGCGGGGAGGCGATCCCGGCGGGCTGGGCGCTCGACGCGGAGGGCAGGCCGACGGAGGATcctgcggcggcgctgggggGCGTCATGCTGCCCATGGGGGGGCCCAAGGGGTCGGCCCTGGCCGTCATGATGGACGTCTTTTCGGGCGTCTTGTCCGGGGCGGCGTTTGCGGGGCACGTCACGGGCCCGTATGACCCGTCGGGGCCGGCGGACGTCGGGCACTTCCTGGTCGCTGTCAAGCCGGATCTGTTTATGGGCCTGGACGAGTTTCGAGGCCGGATGAAGTACCTGTACGAGAGGGTCGTGGGGGCGGACAGGGCGGCGGGCGTGGACAGGATCTACTTTCCCGGCGAGATGGAGCAGCGCACGCAGGCGGAGCGGGAGAGGACGGGGATCCCGCTGGTGCAGGCCGAGATTGACGCCTTGAAcgccgaggcggccagggTGTCTGCGAAGCCGCTTGTGTTTATGGACGAGTAG